TCTTCTTGGCTTTCTTAAAAATCCAAAATTCAAACTTCGCCCGGTATTACAATGTCTGCAGGATTATATCATTCCTCTGAGAAAAAAGGTAGAATGGGGATTCGACATTCCATATATGCTTACAGGGCAAATGAATATGCATCCTCGCACAGCAATTGCTTTTATGGATGAGAAACGCCAAGATATCGTGGCGTTCTATGATTCATTAGGCGAAGATAAATAAATCAAAAGGCAATATTATCATAATAGTCCTTCTTCCTTGAAGCTGAAATACTTTTTGTCAGCGCCATTTCCGTCGCCAATAATTATGTGGTCAAGGAGCTTGATATCAAAGGTGCTCACAGCATCTTTCAATATTCTTGTGATTTCTTTGTCTTGCTCTGATGCATAAAGTGTACCGCCGGGATGGTTGTGGGCAATAATTATAGCGCTTGCATTATACTTTAGCGCCCTCTCAACTACCTTTCTTGGATACAAGGGTGCTCTGTCAACAGTACCTTCCTGCATCACTTCAAATTTTAACGGTTTATTGCCTTTGTTCAAATAAAGAACTACAATCTTTTCATTCTTTTCACCTTTGAGCAGAGACATCAGGTAATCGCAAGCAGCCGAAGGAGATGTAATAAGGGTGCGAGAGTCAAGCCTTTTCGAAAGATAGATTTTTTGCAAATCTTTGACCAATTTGAACAAAACTGCAC
This sequence is a window from Candidatus Schekmanbacteria bacterium. Protein-coding genes within it:
- the radC gene encoding DNA repair protein RadC; this translates as MKNFEGHRKRIKEKYLLAGIDGWHEYEILELLLTFSIPRKDTKAIAKSLIKKFGSINNVLDADINDILSVEGVGKNSAVLFKLVKDLQKIYLSKRLDSRTLITSPSAACDYLMSLLKGEKNEKIVVLYLNKGNKPLKFEVMQEGTVDRAPLYPRKVVERALKYNASAIIIAHNHPGGTLYASEQDKEITRILKDAVSTFDIKLLDHIIIGDGNGADKKYFSFKEEGLL